One Halovivax ruber XH-70 genomic region harbors:
- a CDS encoding glycosyltransferase family 2 protein has protein sequence MYRDHSVGVVMPAYNEEGFVGDVICDLPEFVDRVYVIDDCSTDGTWDEIREAASRDAAADDEPVAETALLADGGDSALSERATIGDPVGRVIPIRHRENRGAGGAIKTGYLAAVGDDMDVTVTVDADGQMDLEQMPRLIDPIVDGEAEYAKGNRLLYREFRQDMPRFRFLGNSILTFLTKIASGYWKTMDPQNGYTAISGYALANVGVESMYEYYGYCNDLLVKLNAKGMRVADVAIPAIYGDEASSISYPTYIRRVSWMLFKNFCWRLKVKYLVLDFHPLALFYVFGTATAALGVLGGLWSLYVKYANGDPLFVRASLSLLLFLIGSLFLMFAMLFDMQVNEQKEVQIRE, from the coding sequence ATGTACCGAGACCACTCCGTCGGTGTCGTGATGCCCGCCTACAACGAGGAAGGATTCGTCGGCGACGTCATCTGTGATCTGCCCGAGTTCGTCGATCGCGTCTACGTCATCGACGACTGCTCGACAGATGGCACCTGGGACGAGATCAGGGAGGCCGCCTCGCGAGACGCAGCGGCCGACGACGAGCCCGTAGCGGAGACCGCGCTGCTCGCCGACGGCGGGGATTCGGCGCTCTCCGAGCGGGCGACGATCGGCGATCCGGTCGGGCGCGTGATCCCGATTCGCCACCGGGAAAATCGTGGCGCCGGCGGGGCGATCAAGACCGGCTATCTGGCCGCCGTCGGCGACGACATGGACGTTACCGTCACGGTCGACGCCGACGGCCAGATGGATCTCGAACAGATGCCACGCCTCATCGACCCGATCGTCGACGGTGAGGCGGAGTACGCGAAGGGGAACCGGCTCCTGTACAGGGAGTTCCGCCAGGACATGCCCCGCTTTCGGTTTCTGGGGAACTCGATTCTCACCTTCCTGACGAAGATTGCGTCGGGTTACTGGAAGACGATGGACCCACAGAACGGCTATACGGCGATTTCGGGGTACGCACTCGCGAACGTCGGCGTCGAATCGATGTACGAGTACTACGGCTACTGCAACGATTTACTGGTGAAGTTGAACGCCAAGGGGATGCGCGTCGCGGACGTCGCGATCCCGGCGATCTACGGCGACGAGGCCTCCTCGATCTCGTATCCGACGTACATTCGACGGGTCTCCTGGATGCTCTTCAAGAACTTCTGCTGGCGGCTGAAGGTGAAGTACCTGGTGCTCGATTTCCACCCGCTCGCGCTGTTTTACGTCTTCGGGACGGCGACGGCCGCACTCGGCGTTCTCGGTGGCCTGTGGTCGCTCTACGTCAAATACGCGAACGGCGATCCGCTGTTCGTTCGGGCCTCGCTGAGTCTGCTGTTGTTCCTCATCGGGAGCCTGTTTCTCATGTTCGCGATGCTGTTCGACATGCAGGTGAACGAACAGAAGGAGGTGCAGATCCGTGAGTGA
- a CDS encoding nucleotide sugar dehydrogenase, whose product MTERLESVEPTAAETASVCVVGLGYVGLPLAVALSEAGHELAGFDVDPETIETLDSGVDPTGDVGNERIDPTAIDFTTDPTPISDAEYVIVAVPTPIDDREKPDLALVESAGASVGDHLQRGATVVLESTVYPGATRERFVPSIERSSGLTAGVDFGVGYSPERMVPGDDEHGLANVVKIVSGMTEETLADVATLYESVVEAGVHRAPTIETAEAAKVVENTQRDLNIALVNELAIACDHLGLETEAVLEAAGTKWNFHDYRPGLVGGHCIPVDPFYLIYETEQNGFSPELIRKAREVNEYVPEHVAELTIRGLNEAGNVLRDSRVLVCGLSYKPNVADIRTSAIGGTIDRLADYGIDVVGFDPHADADAMREEFSIPVQETFDADGFDALLVGTPHGEFYGLPFDELASEMAASPVLVDVDGSFADRVPEDTYVYYTL is encoded by the coding sequence GTGACCGAACGACTCGAGTCGGTCGAGCCGACGGCGGCCGAGACGGCGAGTGTCTGTGTCGTTGGACTCGGCTACGTCGGCCTGCCACTGGCGGTCGCGCTGTCCGAGGCGGGCCACGAACTGGCCGGATTCGACGTCGACCCGGAGACGATCGAGACGCTCGACTCCGGCGTCGATCCGACGGGAGACGTCGGCAACGAGCGGATCGATCCGACGGCGATCGACTTTACGACGGATCCGACCCCGATTTCGGACGCCGAATACGTCATCGTCGCCGTCCCGACGCCGATCGACGACCGCGAGAAACCCGATCTCGCACTGGTCGAATCGGCCGGTGCGTCCGTCGGCGACCACCTCCAACGGGGCGCGACGGTGGTCCTCGAATCGACGGTGTACCCCGGCGCGACGCGTGAACGGTTCGTCCCGTCGATCGAGCGATCGTCGGGACTGACTGCGGGTGTCGACTTCGGTGTTGGCTACTCGCCAGAACGAATGGTTCCCGGTGACGACGAGCACGGGCTGGCGAACGTCGTCAAGATCGTGAGCGGAATGACCGAGGAGACGCTCGCGGACGTCGCGACCCTCTACGAATCCGTCGTCGAGGCGGGCGTCCACCGGGCGCCGACGATCGAGACGGCCGAGGCCGCGAAAGTGGTCGAGAACACCCAGCGCGACCTGAACATCGCGCTCGTCAACGAACTCGCGATCGCCTGTGACCATCTCGGGCTGGAGACGGAGGCGGTTCTCGAGGCCGCCGGGACGAAGTGGAACTTCCACGACTACCGACCTGGACTGGTCGGGGGCCACTGCATCCCCGTCGACCCGTTCTATCTCATCTACGAGACCGAACAGAACGGGTTCTCGCCCGAACTGATCCGGAAAGCTCGCGAGGTGAACGAGTACGTCCCCGAGCACGTGGCAGAGTTGACGATTCGGGGGCTGAACGAGGCCGGGAACGTGTTGCGGGACAGCCGCGTCCTCGTCTGTGGGCTCTCCTACAAACCGAACGTCGCCGACATCCGGACGTCAGCCATCGGCGGGACGATCGATCGGCTGGCCGACTACGGGATCGACGTGGTCGGGTTCGATCCGCACGCCGACGCCGACGCCATGCGTGAGGAGTTCTCAATTCCGGTTCAGGAAACGTTCGACGCCGACGGATTCGACGCCCTGCTCGTCGGCACTCCCCACGGGGAGTTCTACGGCCTCCCGTTCGACGAACTGGCGTCCGAGATGGCTGCATCGCCGGTACTCGTCGACGTCGACGGATCGTTCGCCGACCGAGTTCCCGAGGACACGTACGTCTACTACACCCTCTGA
- the glmS gene encoding glutamine--fructose-6-phosphate transaminase (isomerizing) — MCGIIGYTGADDGEQVCDVLLSGLSGLEYRGYDSAGLAVADRSIAIHKCEGEVTALEAALPDGSVDGAAGIGHTRWSTHGPPSDVNAHPHTDCTGRIAVVHNGIIENYRDLREALSAAGHSFESETDTEVVPHLLEAALDGDLDDVVRRTTTVSSDDLATADADVAGSTAVADGEAAEADGDSVDATTVREAAFRRTVACLEGSYAVAAVFAGDETVYAARHESPLVLGIGEAGHYLASDVPAFIEYTDRVIYLDDGEYARVTPDRVVVTDERGRVVDADIETIEWDAEDAGKSGYDHYMLKEIHEQPAAIRGCLRERVEELTGSIELPELTALARPARVQFVACGTSYHAALYGAQLLRDHGIAAQAFLASEYGADRVPVPAGTLVVGVTQSGETADTMRALREAAATGATTLAVTNVVGSSAAREADHVVYIRAGPEIGVAATKTFASQQVALAMVARVLAGSETQSAVESLRAIPDGIQQVLDESLAREVAETYLGAEAYFFIGRGLDAPVAREGALKMKEITYKHAEGFAAGELKHGPLALVTEETPVFATITGDDDAVAKTLGNVREVRARNAPVIAVTDRPETAGADATHVLPVPPLGRELTPVLANVQLQLVSYWSANLLGRSIDKPRNLAKSVTVE, encoded by the coding sequence ATGTGTGGCATCATCGGCTACACCGGTGCTGACGACGGTGAACAGGTCTGTGACGTCCTTCTTTCAGGCCTCTCCGGACTCGAGTACCGGGGGTACGACTCGGCGGGACTGGCCGTCGCCGATCGATCGATCGCGATCCACAAGTGCGAGGGGGAGGTCACCGCGCTGGAAGCTGCGCTGCCGGACGGTAGCGTCGACGGCGCCGCCGGGATCGGTCACACGCGCTGGAGTACGCACGGGCCGCCGTCGGACGTCAACGCCCACCCGCACACCGACTGTACCGGTCGAATCGCCGTGGTCCACAACGGGATCATCGAGAACTATCGCGACCTCCGCGAAGCCCTCTCGGCGGCCGGGCACTCGTTCGAGAGCGAGACCGACACCGAGGTCGTCCCGCACCTCCTCGAAGCGGCCCTCGATGGCGATCTCGACGACGTCGTTCGACGCACGACGACGGTATCCAGCGACGACCTGGCGACGGCCGACGCAGACGTGGCTGGATCGACTGCCGTCGCTGATGGAGAGGCTGCCGAAGCCGATGGAGATTCCGTTGACGCAACGACAGTCCGTGAGGCCGCGTTCCGGCGGACAGTCGCCTGTCTCGAGGGGAGTTACGCCGTGGCGGCCGTGTTCGCGGGCGACGAGACGGTCTACGCTGCGCGACACGAGTCGCCGCTCGTGCTCGGTATCGGTGAAGCCGGTCACTATCTGGCGAGCGACGTCCCCGCTTTCATCGAGTACACTGACCGGGTGATCTACCTCGACGACGGCGAGTACGCCCGCGTCACGCCCGATCGGGTGGTCGTGACGGACGAACGGGGCCGGGTCGTCGACGCGGATATCGAGACGATCGAGTGGGACGCCGAGGACGCCGGCAAGAGCGGCTACGATCATTACATGCTAAAGGAGATCCACGAACAACCGGCCGCGATACGCGGCTGCCTCCGCGAGCGCGTCGAGGAGTTGACGGGCTCGATCGAATTGCCGGAACTCACCGCCCTCGCCCGGCCGGCACGCGTCCAGTTCGTCGCCTGCGGTACGTCGTACCACGCGGCGCTGTATGGAGCACAGTTGCTTCGCGACCACGGCATCGCCGCCCAGGCGTTTCTGGCGAGCGAATACGGGGCCGACCGCGTTCCGGTTCCGGCGGGGACCCTCGTCGTGGGGGTCACTCAGAGCGGTGAAACGGCAGACACCATGCGTGCACTCAGGGAGGCGGCGGCCACGGGGGCGACGACACTCGCCGTGACGAACGTCGTCGGGAGTTCGGCCGCGCGTGAAGCCGATCACGTGGTCTACATTCGCGCAGGCCCGGAGATCGGCGTGGCTGCGACGAAGACGTTCGCGAGTCAGCAGGTCGCCCTCGCGATGGTGGCTCGTGTCCTCGCCGGCAGCGAGACGCAGTCGGCAGTCGAGTCGTTGCGGGCGATCCCGGACGGCATCCAGCAGGTGCTCGACGAGTCGCTGGCTCGCGAGGTGGCCGAGACCTACCTGGGTGCGGAGGCGTACTTCTTCATCGGTCGCGGACTCGACGCGCCCGTCGCGCGCGAGGGGGCCTTGAAGATGAAGGAAATCACCTACAAGCACGCCGAGGGATTCGCCGCGGGCGAACTGAAACACGGCCCGCTGGCGCTCGTGACCGAGGAGACGCCCGTCTTCGCGACGATCACCGGTGACGACGACGCCGTCGCGAAGACGCTCGGAAACGTCAGAGAGGTTCGTGCCCGCAACGCTCCGGTCATCGCCGTGACCGATCGCCCCGAGACTGCTGGTGCGGATGCGACGCACGTCCTCCCGGTTCCACCGCTGGGTCGGGAGCTCACGCCGGTTCTGGCCAACGTCCAACTCCAGCTGGTGTCGTACTGGAGTGCGAACCTGCTCGGTCGTTCCATCGACAAGCCTCGCAACCTCGCCAAGAGCGTGACCGTCGAATGA
- a CDS encoding sugar phosphate nucleotidyltransferase → MSPPSAVVLAAGEGTRLRPLTTHRPKPMLPGATKPILEHVLDALVDGGLTDITLVVGYGRNRVQAHFGPRYRDVPLRYVTQETQLGTGHALVQAQSAVDGPCLVVYGDQLVNAESVDAVVTAHSESSESPAATLAALDRENVAEYGGLIVEDGRVREIVERPRDDRHYLLNAGIYLLEPRVFDAVRAVDSGHGEQSLVDAIDRLIDEDSVRAVRTDGLWADATYPWDLLAITTALLDDGAAGHGVVPSENGGVEATDGPGSPTIHETAVLRQPVAVDPDCEIGPGAVVGPFVALGANVTVAANAVVERCVLDRDTRIGANAVVRDTVTGVGVELGSGSTIPGGPGDVRVGEQVHTDAPLGALLADRVTDGGGVTYAPGTVVGAGAHLATGATVDGTIEAATEVRS, encoded by the coding sequence ATGAGCCCTCCATCCGCGGTGGTTCTCGCCGCCGGCGAAGGTACCCGCCTCAGACCCCTGACGACGCATCGACCCAAACCGATGCTCCCCGGTGCGACCAAACCCATCCTCGAGCACGTCCTCGACGCGCTCGTCGACGGCGGACTCACGGATATCACGCTGGTCGTCGGCTACGGCCGAAACCGCGTCCAGGCACACTTCGGCCCTCGGTATCGAGACGTGCCGCTCAGATACGTCACGCAGGAGACCCAGCTCGGGACGGGTCACGCCCTCGTGCAAGCGCAGTCGGCTGTCGACGGGCCGTGCCTGGTCGTGTACGGCGATCAGCTCGTGAATGCGGAGAGTGTCGACGCCGTCGTGACGGCCCACAGCGAGTCGTCCGAGTCACCGGCGGCGACGCTCGCGGCGCTCGATCGGGAAAACGTCGCCGAGTACGGTGGGTTGATCGTCGAAGACGGTCGCGTCCGCGAAATCGTCGAACGGCCCCGTGACGACCGTCACTACCTGTTGAACGCTGGCATATACCTGCTCGAACCCAGAGTGTTCGACGCGGTCCGCGCCGTCGACTCCGGTCACGGCGAGCAGTCGCTCGTCGACGCGATCGATCGACTCATCGACGAGGATTCGGTGCGTGCCGTCCGAACCGACGGGCTCTGGGCGGACGCGACCTATCCGTGGGATCTCCTGGCTATCACGACCGCGTTGCTGGACGACGGCGCAGCCGGCCATGGCGTCGTCCCGTCCGAGAACGGTGGCGTCGAAGCGACCGACGGCCCGGGGTCGCCGACGATACACGAGACCGCGGTGCTCCGTCAGCCGGTCGCCGTCGACCCCGACTGCGAGATCGGGCCCGGTGCGGTGGTCGGTCCGTTCGTCGCACTCGGCGCAAACGTCACGGTGGCGGCAAACGCCGTCGTGGAGCGGTGCGTCCTCGATCGCGATACCCGCATCGGTGCGAACGCGGTCGTCCGCGACACCGTCACCGGTGTCGGCGTGGAACTCGGGTCCGGCTCGACGATTCCGGGCGGCCCAGGTGACGTTCGCGTCGGTGAGCAGGTCCACACTGATGCACCGCTGGGTGCGTTGCTCGCCGATCGCGTCACGGACGGTGGCGGCGTGACGTACGCCCCCGGGACGGTCGTCGGCGCGGGCGCACACCTCGCGACCGGGGCGACGGTCGACGGGACGATCGAGGCGGCGACGGAGGTGCGATCCTGA
- a CDS encoding DUF58 domain-containing protein, whose amino-acid sequence MQATRRSWAVAALTVFLVGYGAVVGSPVPAVGALLVGAWFVGRQVAFVEAFERIRTDLTVSQRPARTRASAGERDQLTLVATMGERSAAADDSDESQDGEVGMAPDNDGDRALAVDVAVTAGVPTAAIVERPLAVRLHAAMSEATAESAVEWPVAGRHEFEPATVHVRSKLFTDTFSMGDQPTVVVEARQASSLHVGAGGERIAVGVGTRKDGRRGQGLEPAALRKYTAGDSASRIDWKATARLSTPYVREYEAETDRRTVLVVDARRSPVADRPGASPLDHLRSVALSLADDAHQHGEPLGLVVVGEDGIKTRIPTSRSADVRGRIRNALFDLEPTSDRSGRGPDGLAATATPTRGGHTHQQTGSGHDGTHPPITTSADAQSAQVTLDGTSAFDRRLRPFYADRTAYVERIADAPLFTAVDEELGRESGRIWPVILTDDTARAEVAETVSNARARGDGALVVIAPTVLYERAGLSELDQAYDRYVEFEGFRRQLGRQAGVTALEVGPADRLDAVLEAGGRT is encoded by the coding sequence ATGCAGGCTACGCGCCGATCGTGGGCGGTCGCCGCCCTGACCGTCTTCCTGGTCGGCTACGGTGCCGTCGTCGGCAGTCCGGTCCCCGCCGTCGGTGCGCTTCTCGTGGGTGCGTGGTTCGTCGGCCGGCAGGTCGCGTTCGTCGAAGCGTTCGAGCGGATCAGGACCGATCTCACCGTCTCACAGCGACCTGCCCGAACGCGGGCCAGCGCCGGGGAGCGTGACCAGCTCACCCTCGTCGCCACGATGGGCGAGCGATCGGCAGCTGCCGACGACAGCGACGAATCACAGGACGGCGAGGTCGGGATGGCCCCGGACAATGACGGCGATCGTGCGCTCGCCGTCGACGTCGCCGTGACGGCCGGCGTCCCGACGGCCGCCATCGTCGAGCGACCACTGGCGGTCCGGCTCCACGCCGCCATGTCGGAAGCCACGGCGGAAAGCGCCGTCGAGTGGCCCGTCGCGGGGCGCCACGAGTTCGAGCCGGCGACGGTCCACGTCCGCAGCAAGCTGTTCACGGATACGTTCTCGATGGGAGACCAGCCCACAGTTGTCGTCGAAGCACGACAGGCCAGTTCACTTCACGTGGGCGCGGGTGGCGAACGAATCGCCGTCGGCGTCGGCACGCGCAAAGACGGACGGCGGGGACAGGGACTCGAACCGGCCGCGTTGCGAAAGTACACGGCCGGCGACAGTGCGTCCAGGATCGACTGGAAGGCCACCGCCCGACTCTCGACGCCGTACGTTCGCGAATACGAGGCCGAGACGGACCGGCGAACGGTGCTCGTCGTCGACGCCAGACGATCACCGGTTGCCGACCGACCCGGGGCTTCCCCGCTCGACCACCTCAGGTCAGTCGCCCTCTCGCTCGCCGACGACGCACACCAGCACGGAGAGCCGCTCGGGCTCGTCGTCGTCGGCGAAGACGGTATCAAAACGCGAATCCCGACGAGCAGGAGCGCCGACGTCCGCGGACGGATCCGGAACGCACTCTTCGATCTCGAACCGACCTCCGATCGCTCCGGGCGCGGTCCCGACGGGCTGGCGGCCACCGCGACACCAACGCGCGGCGGCCACACACACCAGCAGACGGGGTCCGGACACGACGGCACACACCCGCCGATCACGACGTCGGCAGACGCGCAGTCGGCCCAGGTGACACTCGACGGGACGAGCGCGTTCGATCGGCGTCTCCGACCCTTCTACGCCGATCGCACGGCCTACGTCGAACGCATCGCCGACGCACCACTGTTCACCGCCGTCGACGAGGAGCTCGGACGCGAGTCGGGCCGGATCTGGCCGGTCATCCTCACGGACGACACCGCTCGCGCCGAGGTGGCCGAAACGGTTTCGAACGCCCGGGCGCGTGGCGACGGGGCGCTCGTCGTGATCGCACCGACGGTGTTGTACGAGCGCGCCGGCCTGAGCGAGCTGGATCAGGCGTACGACCGGTACGTCGAATTCGAAGGGTTCAGACGGCAGCTCGGACGACAGGCCGGCGTCACGGCGCTCGAAGTCGGCCCGGCCGATCGGCTCGACGCCGTGCTCGAAGCGGGTGGTCGAACGTGA
- a CDS encoding AAA family ATPase, with protein sequence MSDASNVPAGADPSTIFEAIRTETSQVLVGADRQIEHLTIALLTRGHVLLEGVPGVAKTTMATLFARVTGLESRRIQLTPDILPADITGTHVYRESTGEFELQRGPVFTNVVIADEINRATPKAQSALLEAMQERQVSLEGDTLALPTPFMVVATQNPIEMEGVFELPEAQRDRFSFKLTVDLPDRSDERAIVDRFAADPTLGPAAVEPVVSPVAIESAREAVESVHVAEPITEYILDLVAASREHPDVAHGASPRATLAFVDGAKARAAIYDRSYVIPDDVKSIAEPTLVHRLVLETDATLSSTTGATIVDEILADVSPPGATPETLTGPDRT encoded by the coding sequence ATGAGTGACGCTTCGAACGTCCCCGCCGGAGCCGATCCGTCGACGATTTTCGAGGCGATTCGCACCGAGACGAGCCAGGTACTCGTCGGCGCGGATCGCCAGATCGAACACCTGACGATCGCCCTCCTGACGCGCGGCCACGTCCTCCTCGAGGGGGTCCCCGGTGTTGCCAAGACGACGATGGCGACCCTCTTCGCCCGCGTGACGGGGCTCGAATCCCGGCGCATCCAGCTCACGCCGGACATCTTGCCAGCCGATATCACGGGCACGCACGTGTATCGGGAATCGACCGGCGAGTTCGAACTGCAGCGCGGGCCCGTGTTTACGAACGTCGTCATCGCCGACGAGATCAACCGGGCGACGCCGAAGGCGCAGTCGGCGCTACTCGAAGCGATGCAGGAGCGTCAGGTCTCGCTCGAGGGGGACACGCTCGCGCTGCCGACCCCCTTCATGGTGGTCGCGACGCAGAACCCAATCGAGATGGAGGGCGTCTTCGAGCTCCCGGAGGCCCAGCGCGACCGCTTTTCCTTCAAACTGACCGTCGACCTCCCGGATCGGAGCGACGAACGGGCGATCGTGGACCGGTTCGCAGCAGACCCGACGCTTGGCCCGGCTGCGGTCGAACCAGTCGTTTCACCCGTGGCGATCGAATCCGCTCGCGAGGCCGTCGAGTCGGTGCACGTCGCCGAGCCGATCACGGAGTACATTCTGGACCTCGTCGCCGCGAGCCGCGAGCACCCGGACGTCGCCCACGGTGCGTCTCCACGGGCGACGCTCGCGTTCGTCGACGGCGCCAAGGCCAGGGCGGCCATCTACGACCGGTCGTACGTCATTCCCGACGACGTGAAATCGATCGCCGAGCCGACGCTCGTCCACCGACTCGTTCTCGAAACTGATGCCACGCTCTCCTCGACGACTGGGGCCACTATCGTCGACGAGATCCTGGCAGATGTCTCGCCGCCGGGGGCCACGCCGGAAACGTTGACCGGCCCCGATCGGACGTGA
- a CDS encoding DUF4350 domain-containing protein, which produces MTGPSDRMAALDLDAVPWSQVLLAALLGATVLTIVIAGATSASAFGLFNPTWDGSSEFRGAIEADADTELVVARETAVYESGDPTQSVAFVTAPADAYDSTDASRVRQFVRNGGTLVVLENFGSAGNDLLASVGAEARVDGRLLRDEHQYDRGPAMPIATDVNTSTLDRPVDRLVFNHATAVNASDDATILGRTSPYATLGPADTNRSAADFGRYPVAVSEPVGNGTVVTIGDPSLTINAMFDRANNEAFLAALSESADRVIVDVSHSEELPPAHVALLAVRNSSPLAAAIGGVGIAVIGLVAGRWPHRLVARFRGRPGRSAGDPTARSQADVDALRSHLRERHPEWDSERIQRIITALNTGQTEGRSNE; this is translated from the coding sequence GTGACCGGACCGTCCGACCGGATGGCTGCCCTCGACCTCGACGCAGTTCCCTGGTCGCAGGTACTCCTCGCCGCACTGTTGGGGGCGACGGTGCTGACGATCGTCATCGCTGGTGCGACCTCCGCGTCGGCGTTCGGCCTCTTCAACCCGACCTGGGACGGGTCGAGCGAGTTCCGCGGCGCGATCGAGGCCGACGCCGACACGGAACTCGTCGTCGCTCGAGAGACGGCCGTTTACGAGTCCGGCGATCCGACCCAGTCGGTCGCGTTCGTCACGGCGCCAGCAGACGCCTACGATTCGACGGACGCCTCACGAGTGCGCCAGTTCGTCAGGAACGGCGGGACTCTCGTCGTCCTCGAGAACTTCGGCTCGGCGGGGAACGATCTGCTCGCGTCCGTCGGCGCCGAGGCGCGCGTCGACGGGCGTCTCCTGCGTGACGAACACCAGTACGATCGCGGCCCGGCGATGCCGATCGCGACCGACGTCAACACGTCGACGCTCGACCGCCCCGTCGATCGGCTGGTGTTCAACCACGCGACCGCGGTCAACGCGAGCGACGACGCGACGATCCTCGGTCGGACGAGTCCGTACGCGACGCTCGGGCCCGCGGACACGAACCGTTCGGCGGCCGATTTCGGGCGGTATCCCGTCGCCGTCTCCGAACCGGTCGGCAACGGCACCGTCGTGACGATCGGCGATCCGAGCCTGACGATCAACGCCATGTTCGATCGGGCCAACAACGAGGCGTTTCTCGCCGCGCTGTCCGAATCGGCCGATCGCGTGATCGTCGACGTCTCTCACAGCGAGGAGCTGCCACCGGCCCACGTGGCACTCCTGGCCGTCCGCAACTCGTCGCCCCTCGCGGCAGCCATCGGCGGTGTCGGGATCGCCGTGATCGGGTTGGTGGCAGGCCGGTGGCCCCACCGCCTCGTCGCTCGCTTTCGCGGACGACCGGGCCGATCCGCCGGCGACCCGACGGCCCGCAGTCAGGCCGACGTCGATGCCCTCCGTTCCCACCTCCGTGAACGCCATCCGGAGTGGGATAGTGAACGAATACAGCGAATAATAACAGCGCTTAACACTGGCCAAACCGAAGGGCGGTCGAATGAGTGA